From a region of the Rhodococcus sp. 4CII genome:
- the fadD3 gene encoding 3-[(3aS,4S,7aS)-7a-methyl-1,5-dioxo-octahydro-1H-inden-4-yl]propanoyl:CoA ligase: MTEQPTTTPSALKRAAHEFGELTAVADGDVRLTFTQLHDRVRDFAAALCSQGVQPGAHVAVWSPNTYHWVVAALGIHYAGATLVPINTRYTPTEAVDLLDRTKATALMVAGKFLGADRYAALRDASSTLDVPTVVRVPVDGGDAPTPGVYDFDDFLALADEDTRAEADARAEAVSPDDVSDVMFTSGTTGRSKGVMSAHRQTVGIARAWGECAEVTADDNYLIINPFFHTFGYKAGFLVCLLNGATVVPMAVFDVPKVMATVHDEQITVLPGAPTIFQSILDHPDRPQYDLSSLRVAVTGAAAVPVALVERMQSELSFDAVLTAYGQTEAVVVTMCRTDDDPVTVSTTSGRAIPGMEIRIGDQGEILVRGENVMLGYLDDPEATAKTVDADGWLHTGDVGTLDDRGYVDITDRLKDMYISGGFNVYPAEVENALARLDGVAESAVIGVPDARMGEVGCAYIVAKAEITEDTVIAYCKEHLANFKVPRSVRFVDSLPRNPSGKVMKNVLREEKK; the protein is encoded by the coding sequence GTGACCGAACAACCGACAACCACCCCGTCCGCCCTGAAACGGGCCGCACATGAATTCGGCGAGCTCACAGCCGTGGCGGACGGCGACGTCCGTCTGACCTTCACACAACTGCACGACCGTGTCCGCGATTTCGCCGCCGCGCTCTGTTCCCAGGGCGTGCAGCCGGGAGCGCATGTCGCCGTGTGGTCGCCCAATACGTACCACTGGGTTGTCGCCGCGCTCGGCATTCACTACGCCGGTGCGACGCTGGTACCGATCAACACGCGGTACACGCCGACCGAGGCGGTCGACCTCCTCGACCGCACCAAGGCCACCGCGCTAATGGTCGCGGGCAAGTTCCTCGGCGCCGACCGCTACGCGGCACTGCGGGACGCGTCGAGCACTCTCGACGTGCCGACCGTCGTGCGCGTTCCCGTCGACGGCGGCGACGCCCCGACACCCGGCGTGTACGACTTCGACGACTTCCTCGCCCTCGCCGACGAGGACACCCGGGCCGAGGCGGACGCCCGCGCCGAGGCCGTCTCCCCCGACGACGTCTCGGACGTCATGTTCACGTCGGGCACCACGGGACGCAGCAAGGGTGTGATGTCGGCGCACCGGCAGACGGTCGGTATCGCCCGGGCGTGGGGTGAGTGCGCGGAGGTGACCGCCGACGACAACTACCTCATCATCAATCCCTTCTTCCACACGTTCGGATACAAGGCCGGGTTCCTCGTCTGCCTCCTGAACGGCGCGACCGTGGTGCCGATGGCGGTGTTCGACGTGCCGAAGGTGATGGCGACGGTGCACGACGAGCAGATCACCGTGCTCCCCGGCGCCCCCACGATCTTCCAGTCGATCCTCGACCACCCGGACCGTCCGCAGTACGACCTGTCCAGCCTGCGGGTCGCGGTCACGGGCGCGGCAGCCGTCCCGGTGGCGCTCGTCGAACGGATGCAGTCGGAACTGAGTTTCGACGCCGTCCTCACCGCCTACGGGCAGACCGAGGCGGTGGTGGTCACCATGTGCCGCACCGACGACGACCCGGTGACCGTCTCCACGACATCCGGTCGCGCGATCCCCGGCATGGAGATCCGCATCGGCGATCAGGGCGAGATCCTCGTCCGCGGCGAGAACGTGATGCTCGGCTACCTCGACGATCCGGAGGCCACCGCCAAGACCGTCGACGCCGACGGCTGGCTGCACACCGGCGACGTCGGCACCCTCGACGACCGCGGCTACGTCGACATCACCGACCGCCTCAAGGACATGTACATCTCCGGCGGATTCAACGTGTATCCCGCTGAGGTGGAGAACGCACTTGCCCGACTCGACGGCGTCGCCGAGTCTGCAGTCATCGGTGTTCCCGACGCGCGGATGGGTGAGGTCGGGTGCGCGTACATCGTGGCCAAGGCCGAAATCACCGAGGACACGGTGATCGCGTACTGCAAGGAGCACCTCGCCAACTTCAAGGTGCCCCGATCGGTGCGCTTCGTCGACTC